The genomic segment GCAAAGAAAGAAGCATTCACATTTGTTGCTTTAGAATCGTTGATATATTGTACATTTTGGATTTTCAATACTTTTTCTAGACGATGCTCTACTCCTTGAAAATTTGACAAACTCTCTCTGATGGTTGCATTTCTAATTTGCATTAATTTAGCCACTGAAGTAGCCGCCATTGCGTTTTTCATATTGTGTTTTCCTTCTAACGCAATTGTTTCAGTTTCCATTGAAAATTCTTCGTGATTCATCATCTTTACTTCGATTTTATTGTCTTTTATATAAGCCCCTTCAGTGAACACTTGGTTCAATGAAAAAGGAATTAGTGTTGCTTTTGTTGTATTATTTTTCAACCAATTTGTTATTGCTTCGTCTTCTGCATCATAAATCAAATAATCCTCTTCGGTTTGATTCATTGTAATTCTAAACTTAGAATTGATGTAATTTTCATACTTATATTCATAACGATCCAAATGATCTGGACTAATATTCGTTAGAATTGCAATGTGTGGCTTGTAATCAATAATTCCGTCCAATTGAAAACTGCTTAGCTCTAAAACGTAAGAATCAAAATCGTTGTCAGCCACCTGCCAGGCAAAACTTTTACCAATATTTCCACCTAGACCTACATTCAAGCCTGCTGATTTTAGCAAATGATAAGTCAACATTGTAGTAGTGGTTTTACCATTACTCCCAGTTATTCCTATTGTTATTGCTTTAGTGTAAGGAGCTGCGAATTCAATTTCTGAGATTACTTTAATTCCTTTCTCAAACAGTTTTTTTACTATCGGTGATTTTTCGGGAATTCCCGGGCTTTTCATCACCACATCAGCATTTAGAATCAGTGATTCTGTATGCATTTCTTCCTCCCAAGCAATTCCATTATGATTAAGAACTTCTTTATAACTTTCCTTTATTTTACCAAAATCAGATACAAAAACATCATACCCTTTTTTCTTGCCAAGAATGGCAGTACCTACTCCACTTTCTCCTCCTCCTAAAACAACTAATCGCATCTATCTCAGTTTTAATGTCACAATTGATAGAATAGACAACATGATAGCAACAATCCAAAAACGAGTTACAATCTTACTTTCATGATATCCTTTTTTCTGATAATGATGATGTAAAGGAGACATTAGAAAAATTCTTCTCCCTTCGCCAAAACGTTTTTTTGTATACTTGAAATAAGCAACTTGAAGTACTACCGATAAATTTTCTGCTAGAAAAATTCCGCAAAACAATGGAATCAGCATCTCTTTTCTTACGGCTATAGCTAATACTGCTATAATTCCACCAATTGTCAAACTACCGGTATCTCCCATAAATACTGAAGCTGGAAAAGAATTGTACCAAAGAAACCCAATCAATGCTCCTACAAATGCTGATATGAATACAGTCATTTCTCCTGAATTAGGAATATACATGATATTCAAATAGTTAGAAAAGATGATGTTTCCAGATAAAAATGTGAATATACCTAGAGCAAATACTGAAATAGCAGATGTACCGGCTGCTAAACCATCTATACCATCTGTTAAATTGGCTCCATTTGATACAGCAGTAATGATAAAAATTACTACAGGAATGAAAATTAACCAAGCCCAATTCTGATAGCCTTCACCAGTCCATGCAATTACCTCTGCATAATCGAATTCGTTATTCTTAAAAAACGGGATCGTAGTTGCAGTAGATTTTACCTCAACAGGGGCTTTTACTATGGATGTAACTGAAGTTGATTTTAAAACTGGAGAGTTTGAAGCGTTTTCTAAAACAGTAACTGCAGGACTAAAGTATAGAACTGACCCAACAATAATACCCAATCCTACTTGACCAAATACTTTAAAAATTCCTTTTAAACCTTGTTTGTCCTTTTTAAATATTTTGATATAGTCATCAATAAAACCAATTGTACCCATCCAAAGAGTAGTTACTATTAAAAGGACAATGTAAATATTATCCAATTTTGCAAAGAGAACTACAGGAACTAGTGTTGCAAAAATGATAATTAATCCCCCCATAGTTGGCGTTCCTGCTTTTTCATTTTGACCAGCTAAACCTAATTCACGAACCGTTTCTCCTACTTGTTGATTGCGTAAGAAATTAATAATTCTCTTCCCGTAAATTGTGGATAACAATAAAGAAAGTAAAAATGCCAACCCTGATCTAAAGGTGATGTATTGGAAAACTCCTGTCCCTGATAAATTTAAAGTTTTATCTAAATATTCAAATAAGTAGTATAGCATAATTTCTATTTATGGAGTTGTTCTAGTAATTCTTTTACAATTTTCATATCATCAAAATCATGACGTACACCATTAATTTCTTGATAGGTTTCATGGCCTTTACCAGCTATTAATATGATATCATTAGGCTGAGCCAATTGGCAGGCAGTTTTAATGGCTTGCTTTCTGTCTGTGATTGATAGAATTCTTTTATAATTATGTGGCGCTACCCCTGATTCCATTTCGCTTATAATTACTGCTGCATCTTCATTTCTAGGATTGTCAGAGGTAAATACTGCCTTATCACTTAAATCAGAAGCAATTCCTCCCATTACTGGGCGTTTGGTTTTGTCTCGGTTTCCACCGCAACCCACAACTGTAATCAATTGTTCGTTTTTTGTTCTGATATCGTTGATGGTTTTCAATACGTTCTCTAAAGCATCAGGTGTGTGAGCATAATCTACAATGGCTGTAACATTTTCAGCAGAAACAATGTATTGAAAACGACCAGAAACACTTTCTAACTCGGATAATAATCGTAATGCTTCCAAACTTTCCATTCCCAATTCAATAGCAGTTCCGTAAATAGCTAATAAATTGTAAGCATTAAACGTTCCAATTAACTTAACCCAAACTTCGTTGCCATTAACTTTCAAAAGCAGTCCAGATAATTGACTTTCTAAAATTTGCGCTTTATAATCTGCATAAGATTTTAAGGCATAACTGCACTTTTTGGCAACCGTATTTTGCAATACAACTGAACCGTTTTTGTCGTCGATATTAGATAGTGCAAAAGCGGTTTTAGGTAAATGATCAAAGAATGATTTTTTTACATCACGGTATTCTGCAAAAGTGGGGTGGTAATCTAAATGATCGTGTGATAAATTAGTAAATACCCCTCCAACAAAATGCAATGCTTCAGTTCGTTTTTGATGCACTCCATGTGAACTCACTTCCATAAAGCAATAATCAACACCTGCTTCAACCATTAAAGCTAAATAACTATTAATGGTTATAGAGTCAGGTGTAGTATGTGTAGCTGGATACTCCACATCGTCAACCATGATTTTAACCGTTGAAAGCAAACCTACTTTATGTCCCGCTTTCTTATACAATTGATATAATAAAGAAGCAATTGTAGTTTTTCCATTGGTACCTGTCACCCCTACTAATTGTAGTTTTTGTGAAGGATTTCCAAAATAATTTGCCGCAACAACAGCTAAGGCTGCATTGGTATCTTTTACCTGAATATAGGTAACTCCCTCAGCTATATCTTTTGGAAAACTATCACACATAATTGCTGACGCACCTAAGTCGATAGCTTTTGAAATATAATCATGACCATCCGAAATAGTACCACGAATAGCTACAAAAAGATCATTTTTTTCTATTTTTCTAGAATCAAAATCTATCTTTCCAATAACTATGTCTGTCGAACCCTTTATGGCTTCAATAGCTACTTTGTATATTATGTCTTTTAGGATACTCACGATAATTCTAATACTATTGTTGTGTTCTTTGCTATATTTTGTCCCGCTTGTAGCGACTGTTTCTTCACTTTGCCAAAGCCTTTTATTTTAACTCTTATTCCTAAATTTTCTAAAAGAGCCAAAGCATCCATACCAGACATACCTCTTACATTTGGAATAGTGTTTTGCCTTTTATGAGAATTAGCATTATAAGATGCATAATCCAATTCTTGTTTAGGAATTTTTCTATCAATTTTTTTAATTGTATTGGTAGATGGCGCGTCTGTAAATATTTTTTGGGCAATTCTTTTAAATACAGGTCCTGCTACATCGGCACCATAATAATTATTATGAGCTGTGTTTGGCCTATGCACCATAACAATACAAGTATACTGCGGCTTATTAGCTGGGAAATACCCAACAAACGAAGAGGCGTAATACATGCCAGATCCGGTTTTATTACCATAGTTCATTTGC from the Flavobacterium ammonificans genome contains:
- a CDS encoding UDP-N-acetylmuramoyl-L-alanyl-D-glutamate--2,6-diaminopimelate ligase, whose protein sequence is MSILKDIIYKVAIEAIKGSTDIVIGKIDFDSRKIEKNDLFVAIRGTISDGHDYISKAIDLGASAIMCDSFPKDIAEGVTYIQVKDTNAALAVVAANYFGNPSQKLQLVGVTGTNGKTTIASLLYQLYKKAGHKVGLLSTVKIMVDDVEYPATHTTPDSITINSYLALMVEAGVDYCFMEVSSHGVHQKRTEALHFVGGVFTNLSHDHLDYHPTFAEYRDVKKSFFDHLPKTAFALSNIDDKNGSVVLQNTVAKKCSYALKSYADYKAQILESQLSGLLLKVNGNEVWVKLIGTFNAYNLLAIYGTAIELGMESLEALRLLSELESVSGRFQYIVSAENVTAIVDYAHTPDALENVLKTINDIRTKNEQLITVVGCGGNRDKTKRPVMGGIASDLSDKAVFTSDNPRNEDAAVIISEMESGVAPHNYKRILSITDRKQAIKTACQLAQPNDIILIAGKGHETYQEINGVRHDFDDMKIVKELLEQLHK
- the mraY gene encoding phospho-N-acetylmuramoyl-pentapeptide-transferase, which encodes MLYYLFEYLDKTLNLSGTGVFQYITFRSGLAFLLSLLLSTIYGKRIINFLRNQQVGETVRELGLAGQNEKAGTPTMGGLIIIFATLVPVVLFAKLDNIYIVLLIVTTLWMGTIGFIDDYIKIFKKDKQGLKGIFKVFGQVGLGIIVGSVLYFSPAVTVLENASNSPVLKSTSVTSIVKAPVEVKSTATTIPFFKNNEFDYAEVIAWTGEGYQNWAWLIFIPVVIFIITAVSNGANLTDGIDGLAAGTSAISVFALGIFTFLSGNIIFSNYLNIMYIPNSGEMTVFISAFVGALIGFLWYNSFPASVFMGDTGSLTIGGIIAVLAIAVRKEMLIPLFCGIFLAENLSVVLQVAYFKYTKKRFGEGRRIFLMSPLHHHYQKKGYHESKIVTRFWIVAIMLSILSIVTLKLR
- the murD gene encoding UDP-N-acetylmuramoyl-L-alanine--D-glutamate ligase, whose translation is MRLVVLGGGESGVGTAILGKKKGYDVFVSDFGKIKESYKEVLNHNGIAWEEEMHTESLILNADVVMKSPGIPEKSPIVKKLFEKGIKVISEIEFAAPYTKAITIGITGSNGKTTTTMLTYHLLKSAGLNVGLGGNIGKSFAWQVADNDFDSYVLELSSFQLDGIIDYKPHIAILTNISPDHLDRYEYKYENYINSKFRITMNQTEEDYLIYDAEDEAITNWLKNNTTKATLIPFSLNQVFTEGAYIKDNKIEVKMMNHEEFSMETETIALEGKHNMKNAMAATSVAKLMQIRNATIRESLSNFQGVEHRLEKVLKIQNVQYINDSKATNVNASFFALDSVTTPTVWIVGGVDKGNDYNELMSLVNEKVKGIICLGVDNKKIIEAFGNIVDVMVEVDNMPDAVRMAQRMTEKGDTVLLSPACASFDLFENYEDRGKQFKQAVYNL